The following are encoded in a window of Gossypium raimondii isolate GPD5lz chromosome 13, ASM2569854v1, whole genome shotgun sequence genomic DNA:
- the LOC105783395 gene encoding nucleolin 1 isoform X5 — protein sequence MGKSSKKSTPKVEAAPAVASPKSGKKGKREAQETLEKQVTVKKQKKNDGVAQAIVKKKVEAKTQKKKKDETSSSSDDSSDSEDEPVPLKKQAATTKSGSVPAKKAKQASSLKSSESSSEEDSSSDEEAPQNKKPVVSKNGPVPAAKTVKADSGSESSSEEDSSSDEEAPAKKKNPVVAKKGSVPAAKTLKADSSSSSSEEDSSSDEEAPAQNKKPVPAKPGSIPAAKTVKADSSSESSSEEDSSSDEEAPAQNKKSVATKSVSVPDAKTVKADSSSESSSEEGSSSDEEASVQKKKPVVAKSGSIPVAKTVKADSSSESSSEEDSSSDEERVAKTKVVTAVKNDSAPAKKGESSSSSDASDEDSSSDENEEKSKPATKKGPTTVPKKGTSESSESDISSDEEDDVKKATVVKKASAPTPKKMEDSSSSSSDDSDSEEEEQKDETKGGKKPVTGKTAKKEDSSESSEDTDSSEDEAPTNNVPVGSKRPAPTAGRKTEQDSDDNEDDSSDESEDEQPVAAKKSKVVSDAGKDAKAVKKVSSSEEEESEESSDDEENDEETLKRKDTDVEMVDATTPQKITKQEDLKSGKKAPQTPTTPQVQSTGSKTLFVGNLPFQVEQADIKNFFKDAGEVVDIRLSTDFEGNFKGYGHVEFATAEAAQKALELNGEYLMNRSLRLDLARERGAYTPSSGSGNNSFQKGGRGQARTIYVRGFDQSLSQDEAKQSLEEHFGSCGEISRVAIPVDRETGYVRGYAYLDFNEGDSFNKALELNGSELNNYSLTVDEAKPRGEFRDGPGSGRGGGRSGGRDGGGRSGGWSGGRDGGGRGGRGGRRGGGRFGGGRGTPNKPNLAAAGTVIMQERRLLSMMTIN from the exons ATGggaaaatcaagcaaaaaatcGACCCCCAAA GTTGAAGCAGCACCTGCTGTAGCTTCTCCCAAGTCCGGGAAAAAAG GAAAGAGAGAAGCTCAAGAAACTCTTGAGAAACAAGTGACTGTGAAAAAGCAGAAGAAAAACGATGGGGTCGCACAGGCTATTGtaaagaagaaggttgaagcaAAGacccaaaagaagaagaaagacgAAACCAGTAGTTCTTCAGACGATTCTTCTGACTCCGAGGAT GAACCGGTGCCTCTGAAAAAACAGGCAGCTACTACCAAGAGTGGCTCTGTACCTGCAAAGAAAGCAAAGCAAGCTAGCAGTTTGAAGTCTTCCGAGTCTAGTAGCGAGGAAGATTCATCTTCTGACGAA GAAGCTCCTCAGAATAAAAAACCTGTAGTTTCTAAAAATGGCCCTGTTCCAGCTGCCAAGACAGTGAAAGCTGATAGTGGTTCTGAGTCTAGCAGTGAGGAAGATTCATCCTCTGACGAA GAAGCTCCTGCTAAGAAGAAAAACCCTGTAGTTGCTAAAAAAGGCTCTGTTCCAGCTGCCAAGACACTGAAAGCTGATAGCAGTTCTTCAAGTAGTGAGGAAGATTCATCCTCTGATGAA gAAGCTCCTGCTCAGAATAAAAAACCTGTACCTGCAAAACCTGGCTCTATTCCGGCTGCTAAGACTGTTAAAGCTGATAGTAGTTCTGAGTCTAGTAGCGAAGAAGACTCATCCTCTGATGAA GAAGCTCCTGCACAGAATAAAAAATCTGTAGCCACTAAAAGTGTATCTGTTCCAGATGCTAAGACTGTGAAAGCTGATAGTAGTTCTGAGTCTAGTAGTGAGGAGGGTTCATCCTCTGACGAA GAAGCTTCTGTTCAGAAGAAAAAACCCGTAGTTGCTAAAAGTGGCTCTATACCAGTTGCTAAGACAGTGAAAGCTGATAGTAGTTCAGAGTCTAGTAGTGAGGAAGATTCATCCTCCGATGAA GAACGTGTTGCAAAAACAAAGGTAGTGACAGCTGTTAAAAATGACTCTGCACCTGCTAAGAAAGGTGAGTCCTCCAGCAGCTCTGATGCTTCAGATGAAGATAGCAGCTCAGATGAAAATGAA GAAAAATCAAAACCTGCCACTAAGAAAGGACCTACCACTGTTCCAAAAAAAGGGACTAGTGAAAGTTCAGAAAGTGATATCTCTTCTGATGAAGAGGAT GATGTAAAGAAAGCCACTGTTGTGAAGAAAGCTTCTGCTCCCACACCGAAGAAAATGGAGGATTCCAGTAGTAGCTCCTCTGATGACAGTGATTCTGAGGAAGAAGAG cAGAAAGATGAAACAAAGGGTGGTAAGAAACCTGTTACTGGGAAAACTGCAAAGAAAGAAGATTCTTCTGAAAGTTCCGAAGACACTGATTCCTCCGAGGATGAG GCTCCTACAAACAATGTTCCTGTTGGTTCAAAAAGGCCAGCCCCCACAGCTGGGAGAAAAACTGAACAG GATAGTGATGATAATGAAGATGATAGCTCTGATGAGAGTGAGGATGAACAACCTGTAGCTGCCAAAAAG TCTAAGGTTGTTTCAGATGCTGGAAAAGATGCCAAGGCTGTTAAGAAAGTAAGCAGTAGTGAAGAGGAGGAATCTGAAGAATCATCTGATGATGaggaaaatgatgaagaaaCTCTTAAGAGAAAG GACACTGATGTAGAAATGGTAGATGCTACAACACCACAGAAAATTACCAAGCAGGAGGATTTGAAGTCTGGGAAGAAAGCT CCCCAAACTCCCACAACTCCTCAAGTTCAATCTACAGGATCAAAGACACTGTTCGTTGGAAACTTACCTTTCCAAGTAGAACAAGCTGATAT AAAGAATTTCTTTAAAGATGCTGGTGAGGTCGTGGATATTCGTTTATCCACTGATTTTGAAGGGAACTTTAAGGGGTATGGACATGTTGAATTTGCTACTGCAGAGGCTGCACAGAAG GCTTTAGAGTTGAATGGTGAATATTTGATGAATCGTTCCCTTAGACTTGATTTGGCTCGTGAAAGGGGTGCATATACACCAAGCAGTGG CAGTGGTAACAATTCATTCCAGAAAGGTGGAAGAGGTCAGGCTCGAACAATATATGTTAGAGGATTTGATCAATCTCTTAGCCAGGACGAG GCTAAGCAATCATTGGAGGAGCACTTTGGTTCTTGTGGCGAGATTTCTCGGGTCGCGATACCTGTGGACCGGGAAACTGGTTATGTGAGAGG CTATGCTTATTTGGATTTCAACGAAGGTGATAGTTTCAACAAAGCTTTAGAACTTAATGGATCTGAACTTAATAACTATTCCTTGACCGTGGATGAGGCAAAGCCGAGAGGTGAATTCCGTGATGGTCCTGGCAGTGGAAGAGGTGGTGGCAGGAGCGGGGGAAGGGACGGAGGTGGCAGGAGTGGTGGATGGAGCGGGGGAAGAGATGGTGGTGGCCGCGGGGGTCGTGGTGGTAGACGTGGGGGTGGTCGATTTGGTGGAGGACGTGGAACACCTAACAAACCAAACCTTGCTGCTGCTGGTACAG tTATAATGCAGGAAAGAAGACTACTTTCAATGATGACGATTAATTGA
- the LOC105783395 gene encoding nucleolin 1 isoform X2: MGKSSKKSTPKVEAAPAVASPKSGKKGKREAQETLEKQVTVKKQKKNDGVAQAIVKKKVEAKTQKKKKDETSSSSDDSSDSEDEPVPLKKQAATTKSGSVPAKKAKQASSLKSSESSSEEDSSSDEEAPQNKKPVVSKNGPVPAAKTVKADSGSESSSEEDSSSDEEAPAKKKNPVVAKKGSVPAAKTLKADSSSSSSEEDSSSDEEAPAQNKKPVPAKPGSIPAAKTVKADSSSESSSEEDSSSDEEAPAQNKKSVATKSVSVPDAKTVKADSSSESSSEEGSSSDEEASVQKKKPVVAKSGSIPVAKTVKADSSSESSSEEDSSSDEERVAKTKVVTAVKNDSAPAKKGESSSSSDASDEDSSSDENEEKSKPATKKGPTTVPKKGTSESSESDISSDEEDEPPQKATLPASAAKNVPSAVAKGKTASSDSSSEEDSDEEDVKKATVVKKASAPTPKKMEDSSSSSSDDSDSEEEEQKDETKGGKKPVTGKTAKKEDSSESSEDTDSSEDEAPTNNVPVGSKRPAPTAGRKTEQDSDDNEDDSSDESEDEQPVAAKKSKVVSDAGKDAKAVKKVSSSEEEESEESSDDEENDEETLKRKDTDVEMVDATTPQKITKQEDLKSGKKAPQTPTTPQVQSTGSKTLFVGNLPFQVEQADIKNFFKDAGEVVDIRLSTDFEGNFKGYGHVEFATAEAAQKALELNGEYLMNRSLRLDLARERGAYTPSSGGNNSFQKGGRGQARTIYVRGFDQSLSQDEAKQSLEEHFGSCGEISRVAIPVDRETGYVRGYAYLDFNEGDSFNKALELNGSELNNYSLTVDEAKPRGEFRDGPGSGRGGGRSGGRDGGGRSGGWSGGRDGGGRGGRGGRRGGGRFGGGRGTPNKPNLAAAGTVIMQERRLLSMMTIN, translated from the exons ATGggaaaatcaagcaaaaaatcGACCCCCAAA GTTGAAGCAGCACCTGCTGTAGCTTCTCCCAAGTCCGGGAAAAAAG GAAAGAGAGAAGCTCAAGAAACTCTTGAGAAACAAGTGACTGTGAAAAAGCAGAAGAAAAACGATGGGGTCGCACAGGCTATTGtaaagaagaaggttgaagcaAAGacccaaaagaagaagaaagacgAAACCAGTAGTTCTTCAGACGATTCTTCTGACTCCGAGGAT GAACCGGTGCCTCTGAAAAAACAGGCAGCTACTACCAAGAGTGGCTCTGTACCTGCAAAGAAAGCAAAGCAAGCTAGCAGTTTGAAGTCTTCCGAGTCTAGTAGCGAGGAAGATTCATCTTCTGACGAA GAAGCTCCTCAGAATAAAAAACCTGTAGTTTCTAAAAATGGCCCTGTTCCAGCTGCCAAGACAGTGAAAGCTGATAGTGGTTCTGAGTCTAGCAGTGAGGAAGATTCATCCTCTGACGAA GAAGCTCCTGCTAAGAAGAAAAACCCTGTAGTTGCTAAAAAAGGCTCTGTTCCAGCTGCCAAGACACTGAAAGCTGATAGCAGTTCTTCAAGTAGTGAGGAAGATTCATCCTCTGATGAA gAAGCTCCTGCTCAGAATAAAAAACCTGTACCTGCAAAACCTGGCTCTATTCCGGCTGCTAAGACTGTTAAAGCTGATAGTAGTTCTGAGTCTAGTAGCGAAGAAGACTCATCCTCTGATGAA GAAGCTCCTGCACAGAATAAAAAATCTGTAGCCACTAAAAGTGTATCTGTTCCAGATGCTAAGACTGTGAAAGCTGATAGTAGTTCTGAGTCTAGTAGTGAGGAGGGTTCATCCTCTGACGAA GAAGCTTCTGTTCAGAAGAAAAAACCCGTAGTTGCTAAAAGTGGCTCTATACCAGTTGCTAAGACAGTGAAAGCTGATAGTAGTTCAGAGTCTAGTAGTGAGGAAGATTCATCCTCCGATGAA GAACGTGTTGCAAAAACAAAGGTAGTGACAGCTGTTAAAAATGACTCTGCACCTGCTAAGAAAGGTGAGTCCTCCAGCAGCTCTGATGCTTCAGATGAAGATAGCAGCTCAGATGAAAATGAA GAAAAATCAAAACCTGCCACTAAGAAAGGACCTACCACTGTTCCAAAAAAAGGGACTAGTGAAAGTTCAGAAAGTGATATCTCTTCTGATGAAGAGGAT GAACCTCCTCAGAAGGCTACTTTACCTGCTTCTGCTGCGAAGAATGTACCTTCAGCAGTTGCAAAGGGTAAAACTGCATCCAGTGATAGCAGCTCTGAGGAGGATTCTGATGAAGAG GATGTAAAGAAAGCCACTGTTGTGAAGAAAGCTTCTGCTCCCACACCGAAGAAAATGGAGGATTCCAGTAGTAGCTCCTCTGATGACAGTGATTCTGAGGAAGAAGAG cAGAAAGATGAAACAAAGGGTGGTAAGAAACCTGTTACTGGGAAAACTGCAAAGAAAGAAGATTCTTCTGAAAGTTCCGAAGACACTGATTCCTCCGAGGATGAG GCTCCTACAAACAATGTTCCTGTTGGTTCAAAAAGGCCAGCCCCCACAGCTGGGAGAAAAACTGAACAG GATAGTGATGATAATGAAGATGATAGCTCTGATGAGAGTGAGGATGAACAACCTGTAGCTGCCAAAAAG TCTAAGGTTGTTTCAGATGCTGGAAAAGATGCCAAGGCTGTTAAGAAAGTAAGCAGTAGTGAAGAGGAGGAATCTGAAGAATCATCTGATGATGaggaaaatgatgaagaaaCTCTTAAGAGAAAG GACACTGATGTAGAAATGGTAGATGCTACAACACCACAGAAAATTACCAAGCAGGAGGATTTGAAGTCTGGGAAGAAAGCT CCCCAAACTCCCACAACTCCTCAAGTTCAATCTACAGGATCAAAGACACTGTTCGTTGGAAACTTACCTTTCCAAGTAGAACAAGCTGATAT AAAGAATTTCTTTAAAGATGCTGGTGAGGTCGTGGATATTCGTTTATCCACTGATTTTGAAGGGAACTTTAAGGGGTATGGACATGTTGAATTTGCTACTGCAGAGGCTGCACAGAAG GCTTTAGAGTTGAATGGTGAATATTTGATGAATCGTTCCCTTAGACTTGATTTGGCTCGTGAAAGGGGTGCATATACACCAAGCAGTGG TGGTAACAATTCATTCCAGAAAGGTGGAAGAGGTCAGGCTCGAACAATATATGTTAGAGGATTTGATCAATCTCTTAGCCAGGACGAG GCTAAGCAATCATTGGAGGAGCACTTTGGTTCTTGTGGCGAGATTTCTCGGGTCGCGATACCTGTGGACCGGGAAACTGGTTATGTGAGAGG CTATGCTTATTTGGATTTCAACGAAGGTGATAGTTTCAACAAAGCTTTAGAACTTAATGGATCTGAACTTAATAACTATTCCTTGACCGTGGATGAGGCAAAGCCGAGAGGTGAATTCCGTGATGGTCCTGGCAGTGGAAGAGGTGGTGGCAGGAGCGGGGGAAGGGACGGAGGTGGCAGGAGTGGTGGATGGAGCGGGGGAAGAGATGGTGGTGGCCGCGGGGGTCGTGGTGGTAGACGTGGGGGTGGTCGATTTGGTGGAGGACGTGGAACACCTAACAAACCAAACCTTGCTGCTGCTGGTACAG tTATAATGCAGGAAAGAAGACTACTTTCAATGATGACGATTAATTGA
- the LOC105783395 gene encoding nucleolin 1 isoform X6: MGKSSKKSTPKVEAAPAVASPKSGKKGKREAQETLEKQVTVKKQKKNDGVAQAIVKKKVEAKTQKKKKDETSSSSDDSSDSEDEPVPLKKQAATTKSGSVPAKKAKQASSLKSSESSSEEDSSSDEEAPQNKKPVVSKNGPVPAAKTVKADSGSESSSEEDSSSDEEAPAKKKNPVVAKKGSVPAAKTLKADSSSSSSEEDSSSDEEAPAQNKKPVPAKPGSIPAAKTVKADSSSESSSEEDSSSDEEAPAQNKKSVATKSVSVPDAKTVKADSSSESSSEEGSSSDEEASVQKKKPVVAKSGSIPVAKTVKADSSSESSSEEDSSSDEERVAKTKVVTAVKNDSAPAKKGESSSSSDASDEDSSSDENEEKSKPATKKGPTTVPKKGTSESSESDISSDEEDDVKKATVVKKASAPTPKKMEDSSSSSSDDSDSEEEEKDETKGGKKPVTGKTAKKEDSSESSEDTDSSEDEAPTNNVPVGSKRPAPTAGRKTEQDSDDNEDDSSDESEDEQPVAAKKSKVVSDAGKDAKAVKKVSSSEEEESEESSDDEENDEETLKRKDTDVEMVDATTPQKITKQEDLKSGKKAPQTPTTPQVQSTGSKTLFVGNLPFQVEQADIKNFFKDAGEVVDIRLSTDFEGNFKGYGHVEFATAEAAQKALELNGEYLMNRSLRLDLARERGAYTPSSGSGNNSFQKGGRGQARTIYVRGFDQSLSQDEAKQSLEEHFGSCGEISRVAIPVDRETGYVRGYAYLDFNEGDSFNKALELNGSELNNYSLTVDEAKPRGEFRDGPGSGRGGGRSGGRDGGGRSGGWSGGRDGGGRGGRGGRRGGGRFGGGRGTPNKPNLAAAGTVIMQERRLLSMMTIN, from the exons ATGggaaaatcaagcaaaaaatcGACCCCCAAA GTTGAAGCAGCACCTGCTGTAGCTTCTCCCAAGTCCGGGAAAAAAG GAAAGAGAGAAGCTCAAGAAACTCTTGAGAAACAAGTGACTGTGAAAAAGCAGAAGAAAAACGATGGGGTCGCACAGGCTATTGtaaagaagaaggttgaagcaAAGacccaaaagaagaagaaagacgAAACCAGTAGTTCTTCAGACGATTCTTCTGACTCCGAGGAT GAACCGGTGCCTCTGAAAAAACAGGCAGCTACTACCAAGAGTGGCTCTGTACCTGCAAAGAAAGCAAAGCAAGCTAGCAGTTTGAAGTCTTCCGAGTCTAGTAGCGAGGAAGATTCATCTTCTGACGAA GAAGCTCCTCAGAATAAAAAACCTGTAGTTTCTAAAAATGGCCCTGTTCCAGCTGCCAAGACAGTGAAAGCTGATAGTGGTTCTGAGTCTAGCAGTGAGGAAGATTCATCCTCTGACGAA GAAGCTCCTGCTAAGAAGAAAAACCCTGTAGTTGCTAAAAAAGGCTCTGTTCCAGCTGCCAAGACACTGAAAGCTGATAGCAGTTCTTCAAGTAGTGAGGAAGATTCATCCTCTGATGAA gAAGCTCCTGCTCAGAATAAAAAACCTGTACCTGCAAAACCTGGCTCTATTCCGGCTGCTAAGACTGTTAAAGCTGATAGTAGTTCTGAGTCTAGTAGCGAAGAAGACTCATCCTCTGATGAA GAAGCTCCTGCACAGAATAAAAAATCTGTAGCCACTAAAAGTGTATCTGTTCCAGATGCTAAGACTGTGAAAGCTGATAGTAGTTCTGAGTCTAGTAGTGAGGAGGGTTCATCCTCTGACGAA GAAGCTTCTGTTCAGAAGAAAAAACCCGTAGTTGCTAAAAGTGGCTCTATACCAGTTGCTAAGACAGTGAAAGCTGATAGTAGTTCAGAGTCTAGTAGTGAGGAAGATTCATCCTCCGATGAA GAACGTGTTGCAAAAACAAAGGTAGTGACAGCTGTTAAAAATGACTCTGCACCTGCTAAGAAAGGTGAGTCCTCCAGCAGCTCTGATGCTTCAGATGAAGATAGCAGCTCAGATGAAAATGAA GAAAAATCAAAACCTGCCACTAAGAAAGGACCTACCACTGTTCCAAAAAAAGGGACTAGTGAAAGTTCAGAAAGTGATATCTCTTCTGATGAAGAGGAT GATGTAAAGAAAGCCACTGTTGTGAAGAAAGCTTCTGCTCCCACACCGAAGAAAATGGAGGATTCCAGTAGTAGCTCCTCTGATGACAGTGATTCTGAGGAAGAAGAG AAAGATGAAACAAAGGGTGGTAAGAAACCTGTTACTGGGAAAACTGCAAAGAAAGAAGATTCTTCTGAAAGTTCCGAAGACACTGATTCCTCCGAGGATGAG GCTCCTACAAACAATGTTCCTGTTGGTTCAAAAAGGCCAGCCCCCACAGCTGGGAGAAAAACTGAACAG GATAGTGATGATAATGAAGATGATAGCTCTGATGAGAGTGAGGATGAACAACCTGTAGCTGCCAAAAAG TCTAAGGTTGTTTCAGATGCTGGAAAAGATGCCAAGGCTGTTAAGAAAGTAAGCAGTAGTGAAGAGGAGGAATCTGAAGAATCATCTGATGATGaggaaaatgatgaagaaaCTCTTAAGAGAAAG GACACTGATGTAGAAATGGTAGATGCTACAACACCACAGAAAATTACCAAGCAGGAGGATTTGAAGTCTGGGAAGAAAGCT CCCCAAACTCCCACAACTCCTCAAGTTCAATCTACAGGATCAAAGACACTGTTCGTTGGAAACTTACCTTTCCAAGTAGAACAAGCTGATAT AAAGAATTTCTTTAAAGATGCTGGTGAGGTCGTGGATATTCGTTTATCCACTGATTTTGAAGGGAACTTTAAGGGGTATGGACATGTTGAATTTGCTACTGCAGAGGCTGCACAGAAG GCTTTAGAGTTGAATGGTGAATATTTGATGAATCGTTCCCTTAGACTTGATTTGGCTCGTGAAAGGGGTGCATATACACCAAGCAGTGG CAGTGGTAACAATTCATTCCAGAAAGGTGGAAGAGGTCAGGCTCGAACAATATATGTTAGAGGATTTGATCAATCTCTTAGCCAGGACGAG GCTAAGCAATCATTGGAGGAGCACTTTGGTTCTTGTGGCGAGATTTCTCGGGTCGCGATACCTGTGGACCGGGAAACTGGTTATGTGAGAGG CTATGCTTATTTGGATTTCAACGAAGGTGATAGTTTCAACAAAGCTTTAGAACTTAATGGATCTGAACTTAATAACTATTCCTTGACCGTGGATGAGGCAAAGCCGAGAGGTGAATTCCGTGATGGTCCTGGCAGTGGAAGAGGTGGTGGCAGGAGCGGGGGAAGGGACGGAGGTGGCAGGAGTGGTGGATGGAGCGGGGGAAGAGATGGTGGTGGCCGCGGGGGTCGTGGTGGTAGACGTGGGGGTGGTCGATTTGGTGGAGGACGTGGAACACCTAACAAACCAAACCTTGCTGCTGCTGGTACAG tTATAATGCAGGAAAGAAGACTACTTTCAATGATGACGATTAATTGA
- the LOC105783395 gene encoding nucleolin 1 isoform X1, with product MGKSSKKSTPKVEAAPAVASPKSGKKGKREAQETLEKQVTVKKQKKNDGVAQAIVKKKVEAKTQKKKKDETSSSSDDSSDSEDEPVPLKKQAATTKSGSVPAKKAKQASSLKSSESSSEEDSSSDEEAPQNKKPVVSKNGPVPAAKTVKADSGSESSSEEDSSSDEEAPAKKKNPVVAKKGSVPAAKTLKADSSSSSSEEDSSSDEEAPAQNKKPVPAKPGSIPAAKTVKADSSSESSSEEDSSSDEEAPAQNKKSVATKSVSVPDAKTVKADSSSESSSEEGSSSDEEASVQKKKPVVAKSGSIPVAKTVKADSSSESSSEEDSSSDEERVAKTKVVTAVKNDSAPAKKGESSSSSDASDEDSSSDENEEKSKPATKKGPTTVPKKGTSESSESDISSDEEDEPPQKATLPASAAKNVPSAVAKGKTASSDSSSEEDSDEEDVKKATVVKKASAPTPKKMEDSSSSSSDDSDSEEEEQKDETKGGKKPVTGKTAKKEDSSESSEDTDSSEDEAPTNNVPVGSKRPAPTAGRKTEQDSDDNEDDSSDESEDEQPVAAKKSKVVSDAGKDAKAVKKVSSSEEEESEESSDDEENDEETLKRKDTDVEMVDATTPQKITKQEDLKSGKKAPQTPTTPQVQSTGSKTLFVGNLPFQVEQADIKNFFKDAGEVVDIRLSTDFEGNFKGYGHVEFATAEAAQKALELNGEYLMNRSLRLDLARERGAYTPSSGSGNNSFQKGGRGQARTIYVRGFDQSLSQDEAKQSLEEHFGSCGEISRVAIPVDRETGYVRGYAYLDFNEGDSFNKALELNGSELNNYSLTVDEAKPRGEFRDGPGSGRGGGRSGGRDGGGRSGGWSGGRDGGGRGGRGGRRGGGRFGGGRGTPNKPNLAAAGTVIMQERRLLSMMTIN from the exons ATGggaaaatcaagcaaaaaatcGACCCCCAAA GTTGAAGCAGCACCTGCTGTAGCTTCTCCCAAGTCCGGGAAAAAAG GAAAGAGAGAAGCTCAAGAAACTCTTGAGAAACAAGTGACTGTGAAAAAGCAGAAGAAAAACGATGGGGTCGCACAGGCTATTGtaaagaagaaggttgaagcaAAGacccaaaagaagaagaaagacgAAACCAGTAGTTCTTCAGACGATTCTTCTGACTCCGAGGAT GAACCGGTGCCTCTGAAAAAACAGGCAGCTACTACCAAGAGTGGCTCTGTACCTGCAAAGAAAGCAAAGCAAGCTAGCAGTTTGAAGTCTTCCGAGTCTAGTAGCGAGGAAGATTCATCTTCTGACGAA GAAGCTCCTCAGAATAAAAAACCTGTAGTTTCTAAAAATGGCCCTGTTCCAGCTGCCAAGACAGTGAAAGCTGATAGTGGTTCTGAGTCTAGCAGTGAGGAAGATTCATCCTCTGACGAA GAAGCTCCTGCTAAGAAGAAAAACCCTGTAGTTGCTAAAAAAGGCTCTGTTCCAGCTGCCAAGACACTGAAAGCTGATAGCAGTTCTTCAAGTAGTGAGGAAGATTCATCCTCTGATGAA gAAGCTCCTGCTCAGAATAAAAAACCTGTACCTGCAAAACCTGGCTCTATTCCGGCTGCTAAGACTGTTAAAGCTGATAGTAGTTCTGAGTCTAGTAGCGAAGAAGACTCATCCTCTGATGAA GAAGCTCCTGCACAGAATAAAAAATCTGTAGCCACTAAAAGTGTATCTGTTCCAGATGCTAAGACTGTGAAAGCTGATAGTAGTTCTGAGTCTAGTAGTGAGGAGGGTTCATCCTCTGACGAA GAAGCTTCTGTTCAGAAGAAAAAACCCGTAGTTGCTAAAAGTGGCTCTATACCAGTTGCTAAGACAGTGAAAGCTGATAGTAGTTCAGAGTCTAGTAGTGAGGAAGATTCATCCTCCGATGAA GAACGTGTTGCAAAAACAAAGGTAGTGACAGCTGTTAAAAATGACTCTGCACCTGCTAAGAAAGGTGAGTCCTCCAGCAGCTCTGATGCTTCAGATGAAGATAGCAGCTCAGATGAAAATGAA GAAAAATCAAAACCTGCCACTAAGAAAGGACCTACCACTGTTCCAAAAAAAGGGACTAGTGAAAGTTCAGAAAGTGATATCTCTTCTGATGAAGAGGAT GAACCTCCTCAGAAGGCTACTTTACCTGCTTCTGCTGCGAAGAATGTACCTTCAGCAGTTGCAAAGGGTAAAACTGCATCCAGTGATAGCAGCTCTGAGGAGGATTCTGATGAAGAG GATGTAAAGAAAGCCACTGTTGTGAAGAAAGCTTCTGCTCCCACACCGAAGAAAATGGAGGATTCCAGTAGTAGCTCCTCTGATGACAGTGATTCTGAGGAAGAAGAG cAGAAAGATGAAACAAAGGGTGGTAAGAAACCTGTTACTGGGAAAACTGCAAAGAAAGAAGATTCTTCTGAAAGTTCCGAAGACACTGATTCCTCCGAGGATGAG GCTCCTACAAACAATGTTCCTGTTGGTTCAAAAAGGCCAGCCCCCACAGCTGGGAGAAAAACTGAACAG GATAGTGATGATAATGAAGATGATAGCTCTGATGAGAGTGAGGATGAACAACCTGTAGCTGCCAAAAAG TCTAAGGTTGTTTCAGATGCTGGAAAAGATGCCAAGGCTGTTAAGAAAGTAAGCAGTAGTGAAGAGGAGGAATCTGAAGAATCATCTGATGATGaggaaaatgatgaagaaaCTCTTAAGAGAAAG GACACTGATGTAGAAATGGTAGATGCTACAACACCACAGAAAATTACCAAGCAGGAGGATTTGAAGTCTGGGAAGAAAGCT CCCCAAACTCCCACAACTCCTCAAGTTCAATCTACAGGATCAAAGACACTGTTCGTTGGAAACTTACCTTTCCAAGTAGAACAAGCTGATAT AAAGAATTTCTTTAAAGATGCTGGTGAGGTCGTGGATATTCGTTTATCCACTGATTTTGAAGGGAACTTTAAGGGGTATGGACATGTTGAATTTGCTACTGCAGAGGCTGCACAGAAG GCTTTAGAGTTGAATGGTGAATATTTGATGAATCGTTCCCTTAGACTTGATTTGGCTCGTGAAAGGGGTGCATATACACCAAGCAGTGG CAGTGGTAACAATTCATTCCAGAAAGGTGGAAGAGGTCAGGCTCGAACAATATATGTTAGAGGATTTGATCAATCTCTTAGCCAGGACGAG GCTAAGCAATCATTGGAGGAGCACTTTGGTTCTTGTGGCGAGATTTCTCGGGTCGCGATACCTGTGGACCGGGAAACTGGTTATGTGAGAGG CTATGCTTATTTGGATTTCAACGAAGGTGATAGTTTCAACAAAGCTTTAGAACTTAATGGATCTGAACTTAATAACTATTCCTTGACCGTGGATGAGGCAAAGCCGAGAGGTGAATTCCGTGATGGTCCTGGCAGTGGAAGAGGTGGTGGCAGGAGCGGGGGAAGGGACGGAGGTGGCAGGAGTGGTGGATGGAGCGGGGGAAGAGATGGTGGTGGCCGCGGGGGTCGTGGTGGTAGACGTGGGGGTGGTCGATTTGGTGGAGGACGTGGAACACCTAACAAACCAAACCTTGCTGCTGCTGGTACAG tTATAATGCAGGAAAGAAGACTACTTTCAATGATGACGATTAATTGA